From the Gemmatimonadota bacterium genome, one window contains:
- a CDS encoding metalloregulator ArsR/SmtB family transcription factor: MVQYANARLDASFAALSDPTRRGVLEQLGRADASITDLAERFQMTLTGMRKHVGVLENAGLVTTEKVGRVRTCRLGPRRLEDETMWMERYRKMWDARFDALDSVVDQLKREEHGDGSGTRG; encoded by the coding sequence ATGGTTCAGTATGCGAATGCCCGTCTCGATGCCTCCTTCGCCGCGCTGTCGGATCCCACCCGGCGCGGCGTCCTGGAGCAGCTCGGCCGTGCGGACGCGTCCATCACGGACCTGGCCGAGCGCTTCCAGATGACCCTGACCGGCATGCGCAAGCACGTCGGCGTCCTGGAGAACGCCGGTCTGGTCACCACCGAGAAGGTCGGACGCGTGCGCACCTGCAGGCTGGGGCCGCGCCGTCTGGAGGACGAGACCATGTGGATGGAGAGGTATCGGAAGATGTGGGATGCACGCTTCGACGCCCTGGATTCGGTCGTCGATCAACTGAAACGGGAGGAGCACGGCGATGGGTCAGGCACCAGAGGGTGA
- a CDS encoding SRPBCC family protein produces the protein MGQAPEGESAMKQGATVERTSERELVVTRTIDGPPHLVFKAWSDPELFRQWWVPKSFGVVLASCEMDVRTGGRYRLVFGEDPSQQMAFVGQYVEVVPNSRIVWTNEEEDDGAITTVTFEDQGGRTRVVVRDFYASKEAVDEALASGSVGGLPDQLDQLDALVRGLGAGVGE, from the coding sequence ATGGGTCAGGCACCAGAGGGTGAGTCGGCCATGAAGCAGGGCGCGACGGTGGAGCGGACGTCGGAGCGGGAGCTCGTGGTCACGCGCACGATCGATGGCCCACCGCACCTCGTCTTCAAGGCGTGGAGCGATCCCGAGCTGTTCAGGCAGTGGTGGGTGCCGAAGTCGTTCGGCGTGGTGCTGGCCTCCTGCGAGATGGACGTGCGCACGGGCGGCCGCTACCGGCTGGTGTTCGGCGAGGACCCATCGCAGCAGATGGCCTTCGTGGGGCAGTATGTCGAAGTGGTCCCGAACTCGCGCATCGTCTGGACCAACGAGGAGGAAGACGACGGCGCCATCACCACGGTGACATTCGAGGACCAGGGTGGTCGCACCCGTGTCGTCGTGCGGGACTTCTACGCCTCGAAGGAGGCGGTGGACGAGGCCCTGGCCTCCGGCAGCGTGGGCGGGCTGCCGGATCAATTGGATCAGCTGGACGCGCTGGTGCGGGGGCTGGGGGCGGGGGTCGGCGAATGA
- a CDS encoding M23 family metallopeptidase: MRVAPELVAPILLFAGISACAQPNSMFVYRLPYEDGTDVEVWQDHETHPLPYALDLAGQNDDPTYRIVAARPGTVRFIRDQFSTNCDPDVTSCFNNFVWIQHAPGEEWTKYSHVAEGSVTSAPPDGAGLVVGSEVVAGQWIGNEGNVGMATGENMGRHLHFEVVIPDDPETAQPTGTVGDFPYDARIPRFCVGGDGILVKDDIHEAGPCPS, encoded by the coding sequence AACTTGTCGCCCCCATCCTGCTCTTCGCCGGCATCTCCGCCTGCGCCCAGCCCAACAGCATGTTCGTGTATCGGCTCCCCTACGAGGACGGTACCGACGTCGAGGTGTGGCAGGACCACGAGACGCACCCGCTTCCCTATGCGCTCGACCTCGCCGGTCAGAATGACGACCCCACCTACCGGATCGTGGCGGCCCGGCCCGGCACGGTCCGATTCATCCGCGACCAGTTCAGCACCAACTGCGATCCCGATGTCACGTCGTGCTTCAACAACTTCGTGTGGATCCAGCACGCCCCAGGGGAGGAGTGGACCAAGTACAGTCATGTGGCCGAGGGGTCGGTGACCAGCGCCCCGCCCGATGGAGCCGGACTGGTGGTGGGATCGGAGGTCGTGGCGGGCCAGTGGATCGGCAACGAAGGCAACGTGGGCATGGCCACCGGCGAGAACATGGGCCGGCACCTGCACTTCGAGGTGGTGATCCCAGACGATCCCGAAACCGCGCAGCCGACCGGGACCGTCGGGGACTTCCCCTACGACGCGCGCATCCCCCGCTTCTGCGTCGGTGGCGACGGCATCCTGGTCAAGGATGACATCCACGAAGCCGGACCCTGTCCGTCCTGA